Proteins co-encoded in one Papaver somniferum cultivar HN1 chromosome 5, ASM357369v1, whole genome shotgun sequence genomic window:
- the LOC113277869 gene encoding uncharacterized protein LOC113277869 — MHWITEDVTPPNVPPSQPPSSHLDANPPSDIMSEALSSMSSLIGKKMALISISSPSTNSTPKRSYQQISEDTEMAVDQSSSPPRKIIKQSTGGIIQCWWHIVCGCNVRYRIDNIKSQIFRISAGETIIEVPFSKDFVHFDCPCGYRVELTTNVRRPVKKTKKKVRKKYKSKPIRHL, encoded by the exons ATGCATTGGATTACAGAAGATGTCACTCCACCAAATGTTCCGCCATCGCAACCACCATCTTCGCATCTAGATGCCAATCCTCCTTCAGATATCATGTCAGAAGCGTTATCAAGTATGAGTTCTCTAATCGGTAAGAAAATGGCCTTGATTTCCATCTCATCACCCTCAACCAATTCTACTCCCAAGCGCAGCTATCAACAGATTTCCGAAGACACTGAGATGGCTGTGGATCAATCTAGTTCTCCACCCCGAAAAATCATCAAACAAAGTACGGGGGGAATTATACAA TGTTGGTGGCATATCGTCTGTGGTTGTAACGTGAGATACCGTATCGACAATATCAAGTCCCAGATTTTCAGAATTTCAGCCGGAGAGACCATTATAGAGGTACCATTTAGTAAGGATTTCGTTCACTTCGACTGTCCCTGTGGGTACCGTGTTGAGTTAACTACCAATGTGAGGAGACCAGTAAAGAAAACTAAGAAAAAGGTACGGAAGAAATATAAATCCAAACCTATTCGACATTTATGA